The Kribbella sp. HUAS MG21 genome includes the window GCCTGCGTGGCCGCTCCGATCACGCGCGCGGGGTCGGCCCAGTGCGGGTCGGGGGAGCACCGCGCGGCGGCGTCGTACAGGCGGTGCTTCGCTGACGTCTCCACACCACCATCATCGGGGTTGACCAGCTGACCGCCTGGACTGCTGGTGAGAGGGTGTTGCGGTGGTCGTGATCCTGGTGGTCCTGGGGGCGGCGGTTCTGCACGCCACGTGGAACGCGATGGCGCACGGCGCCCCGGACCGAGTGGCCGGGCTGGCGCTGATGGAACTCGCGGCAGGCGTGATCGGACTCGTCGCGGTCCTGGTGATGGGCCTGCCACCGGCGGGGACGTGGTGGTACATCATCGCGTCGGCGCTGCTGCATCTCGCGTACCTGGGCGGCCTGCTGGCGTCGTACCAGCTGGGGCAGTTCAGCCAGATGTATCCGCTGGCCCGCGGTACGTCGCCATGGGTGGTGGCCGTGGTGTCGATCGTCGTACTGCGCCAGCACCTGGCTGTGGTGGAGCTGGCCGGCGTCCTGCTCGTCTCGGCCGGGCTGATCGCACTCGTCTTCATCGGCCGACCGGGGCGCCGCCAAATCCCGGCGCTGTTCGCCGCGACCGGCACGGGGTTAATGATCGCGTCGTACACAGTCGTCGACGGCCTCGCCGTACACAAGATGCCGGTGGCAACTTATATGGGCTGGGTCTTCATGCTGCAAGGCTTCGCGTTTCCCTTGGCAGTCCTGGCCTGGCGCGGCCGCGACGCCTTCAACCTCCCCCGCCCCGCGATCCTCTCCGGCCTGGGCGGCGGCGTAGTCTCCATGGCGGCGTACGGCCTGGTCCTCTGGGCCCAAACCCGAGGCACCCTGGCCGCCATAGCCGCCCTCCGGGAAACCAGCATCATCTTCGGCGCCATAATCGGCGCAATCTTCTTCCACGAACGTTTCGGCCCCAAACGAGCCGCCGCCGCAGCGGTAGTAGTAGCCGGCATCCTCCTAATCACCACCGGCTAGGCGTGTTGGGGGGAGTGTGCGGGGTACTGCGGGCCATCGCAGGCAGAGGTTCTGCGGGACGCTGCACGCGGAGGTGCTGCCGTCCGGGCAGGCGGAGGTACTGCGGGCCGGGCAGGCGGGGGTACTGCGAGACGCTGCAGGCCGGAGTACCGCGGGGGAGGAGGTTCGGCGGGTACTGCGGGACGCTGCAGGCCGAGGTACCGCGGGCCGGTGTACGCGGAGGTACTGCGGGCCGGTGCAGACGGGGGTACTGCCGGACGCTGCAGGCCGAGGTGCTGCGGGGAGAGGCCAGGGGTACTGCGGGCTGGTGCAGGCAGAGGTACTGCGGGCCGGTGTACGTGGAGGCACCGCGGGCCGGTGCAGACGGGGGGACGGCGGGACCCTGCAGGTCGAGGTGATGCGGGAGAGACTCGGGTACTGCGGGTTGTAGAGGCGGGGATGCTGCGGGGGCTGCTGGCAGAGGCGCTGGAGACGGTGGCGGCTGGGCTACCGCGGCAGGCGCAGGTCGGGGTAGCGAGAGAAGCAGGCCGAGGCGTTGGCTGGTGCGAGAATGTTGCCGTGCCAGGCGATCGAGCGGCTGACGGGCGGCAACTCGTTGAGGTTGCCGAGTACCGCGGAGAGGCTTCGGTCATCGTTGCGGCGACCCAGCTTGGCTCTGCCTATTCAGAGCAGCGCAAGCGCCAGATCGTCGACGAATGGGTCGAGTTCTTCAGATCCGGACCGACTCCGATCCGGTCGCTCCGCTTCACCACCCGGACACCCAAGCG containing:
- a CDS encoding EamA family transporter produces the protein MVVILVVLGAAVLHATWNAMAHGAPDRVAGLALMELAAGVIGLVAVLVMGLPPAGTWWYIIASALLHLAYLGGLLASYQLGQFSQMYPLARGTSPWVVAVVSIVVLRQHLAVVELAGVLLVSAGLIALVFIGRPGRRQIPALFAATGTGLMIASYTVVDGLAVHKMPVATYMGWVFMLQGFAFPLAVLAWRGRDAFNLPRPAILSGLGGGVVSMAAYGLVLWAQTRGTLAAIAALRETSIIFGAIIGAIFFHERFGPKRAAAAAVVVAGILLITTG